A segment of the Anguilla anguilla isolate fAngAng1 chromosome 6, fAngAng1.pri, whole genome shotgun sequence genome:
TTCCCCTCCGCTGCGGGCTCGGCTCCCTCAGTTTCCTgtcggagagggagagagggagagcaggttAGTAGCAGCAGGAATCCTCTGGCGTTCCCGGTTCCCGGTTCTTCCCGTTTTAGGGTGGGATTAGCTGGGCCAGGGGTTCCACGGGTTCTGCCGCTGCCTGCGAAGGCCTGACCTCTCTTCAGAACAGCGCCGGCCGGCTCTTTCCGTAGCACCCCAGagtgaatcaaaaaaaaaaaaaaagattctctggcaacagcgccccctgcaggcgtGGAGGTCTGTGGGGGGTGTAGATTTGAAACAGGCGAAAGAGAAGGGTGGAGTCCAAGCACCGAAAAAGTGTGTGGATGGTGCTGTTCTGGTCTTGGCTTGAAGGGATTAAATTCTTCCCTCGTTTAAGataatacatgaaaaaaatgtcatatatCCAAAAATATTGCATCTTTGTGGCGGTGTCCGTATCGCTGGGTCAGGATATGAGTTAACGCGATCGAATGAAATGACCCGCGTTTACCAAGGGGTCAACGCTCCTGAAATGAGTCTCCACCATCCACAGATGCACTTGTGCTGCTTCCTTGTGACACTCTCCACACGGTAAccagcagaaaaagaaaaaaacaaacaagaaaaaagccAGAAGGCGGAGAAGCACTGAAGTCACACAGTAATCGAGGGGAAACTCGAAGAGCTAATTTTCTCGAGATATCGCTGCTGTTCGGACTCCACCACAGCGCTAATCACCCGTCCTGTGTGGCCATGGAAACTGCGGCTCTCCCAAAAATACCGTCAAGTGCGGAAGGTGCGGTGTATCTGTTTCTCAGCTTGAGTGTTCCTGCTattcacacaccacagcacacgacacacacgcccgccccccccccccccccccacccacccatacCCAGGTGCGTACACCATCACCACCGCACAGTACCAAGCTTCACGAGACAGCGCCTCACCTTGGCGTCTCCTGTCGGCGGTCAGGCTCGCAAGAGCACGCGTTCGACAAGCCGGAAAGCCGCTAAACGTCTAAGACACAGCactcagcggggggggggggggggtggcgtggaggggggggggtgaggtagCCTACCCTTTactctcacagtcacagtgtGCCCTTTGACTGAGAGCAAGCTGGGCGGGGCACTCCTTGAGGCTGACACGCTAACAGATGAACGAGATACACAGATctggtaggggggggggggcgaggggggagagtgagagagaaaggccGTTAAACACATGCAGGCCCACCATGTGAAAACAAGCAGTGCTGTCTCAGAAAtggaggtcaagggtcagggtTCAGGGGTCAGGGGAGGATGCCCAGGTCGTTAGTATCGGGAGTAACGCTAGAGTGCCACGCCCTACCTCCTCTGTCTTGGTTTCGCCGTTCTCAGCTGGCACGTCCTCTGGCTTCTCCtcctttttccccttccctccttTCTTGCCCTTCTTGTCGTCCGCCGCCTTCTGCAAAAGCGAGGGATCAAGAGGACAACAAGCTGACGTCCCTCATCTCAGAAACGTGCGCCACGACGCccgagagacagagaaagagagagagtgaagagacAGAGCGAAAGAGAATGACAGAgggagcaagaaagagagagacacagataaagagagagcaacggagagagagacagagatcaagacagtgacagagagcaAGCGCGTGCAGTGGCAACGGCTTCATTTACTTGGATATTTCGCCAACTGACGTTTAGTGGATGGGCTAAGTTCAGTGGTGGGCTAAGTTCAGCAGTGGGCTAAGTTCAGTGGATGGCTAAGTTCAGTGGTTGACTAAGTTCAGTGGATGCTAAGTTCAGCGGTGGGCTAAGTTCAGTGGTGGGCTAAGTTCAGCAGTGGACTAAGTACAGTGGTGGGCTAAGTACAGCAGTGGGCTAAGTTCAGTGGATGGCTAAGTTCAGTGGTGGGCTAAGTTCAGCAATGGGCTAAGTTCAGCAGTGGCGGGCTAAGTTCAACGGTGGGCTACGTTCAGCGATGGGCTAAACCCAGGTTGGAGCAGGAAGCACGCGACACCTAGAAACAGTGAAAACCGCGTCAGCGCACGACCCAGCTGGGAACGTTCCTGTTAGCGACTGGAGGAAACATGTAAAAGGACCAGTCagtgctttccccccccccccccacttctgccacaacaacaacaacaacaaaaaacccagCAAAATTAAGCACGCAGAACTGCACACTATGTACTGCACGGTCACAGCGGTAGCGGACTGAGGCTAGTGCTAAACATGAGGAATTAGAGGGATTTCTCTGCAGCAAATTATGAACTTAGAGTTTGATCTGATGAGCTGCAGACTGCAAACAGCCCTCCATCTGTTCGGGTTCTGTATTTAGTCCTACCCGGCACTCGCCGAGCACTGGTAACCCTAATTGTTTATGACACGGCAGCGCAAGTCCAGTCCTTGCAGACTACGATCCAGCGGGTTTTGTCTTCTACCTGTAAGCCCCTATTAAGAGCGTTCTCCCACATGCAAAGCAAATTCTACCAAATCACCCTGACGATTTGTCCCGTAAATGCTTGACTTCACACTAGTTAAATGTTCAGCACGTTCTGCCATTGAgccacattttgtttgtgtgccaCTGCTGAACTacagttcccagcatgcaaatgGGTCTCCTAAGAATGGGGTAATATCTATAAGCATGTGACAGCCACTCTCGCAACCAATGCTTAATATCAGGAGCTGTAATCTATTAAGCCTAATTAGTGTGCAGTGTCCttgtaactttttttctttgtaaatgagAAGTCCACGGCATAACAGCAAGGTTTCCAGTAATTGGCTTTTTTTATCTGACATAAATcagatttgtattttgtattcatGAGAACATATTAGTATTGGTGAGGGGCGTGTGTTCCGCATAGGAGTCATTTAtgcatgaatatatatatatataattttttttgatgcatttcTTGATGAATTCCTTCTTGGGAAGTGTGCTCTACAGTACCTCTTGCCACAGAATTTGTTTGAAAATCCACGctctggaaaacacacacacttatttacatatttgaaaaaattagatcacagaaaaaaaagcaagtaaaaaaaataagtttctgCTTAAGAATGGCTTTGTCACTGGATCTGCAGACACACCTCTCCAGAAGTGGGCAGGCATTCAAATGCCTCCGATTCACtctgatttcctgttttttttttttttttccctctctgcgATCGCATTCCGAGCCCAGGCTCGTCCAATCAGCCGCGGCTTTTCAAGCAGAACCGTGCGTCTGGGCGAAACGCAAACCTGTAAACACCGAGCGAGCGCCCTCCAGCAACAGGGCGGGGAGAACGCACGCCTGTTTACGCCCCACCGTAGCGCAACCAGCGCCCAAACTACGAGTGTTTACCGTGGGCTTactggccccgccccaaacTACATCCGTGTGCTCCGCTCTCAGACCCACCTGCCTTCTAATCCTTTTAAAGAGTCGGTTTCCTTGGAATGTTTTTGCAAAATTCTATGCCAGTGTTCTAGTTGCATTCAGCGCCAACAGTGGCGATTGTGACGtcagcactagaatgttcaattaagaacGATGTAATCACACTTTTGTGATCTCATGCCTTAAAGGAATAAAGCACATTGTCCTCAGTCCCCCTCCTACACCTACAATAGCACGTAGTGTAATCTGGGTAGGTCCACGCAGTGACTACTACATGCCATTACGTCTTGTGATGCTAAGGACTAGGCATTGTCACTGCTTATTAGCTGAACCTTTGCCCATGCACTTTATAAGTAGCCCTGGATAACAGTGAGCGCTAAATGCCCGAATGTAAATGCAAGAAACAGTCAACAACAGCAGCCGTACGCGTTGGATCCGCTCAGTGAATCTCTGCCgccgcgttttttttttttttgttgtttttgtttttttgcggcCTGAAATTACCCGTGGCGGGAACACGGGTTTCTTGTCCCGACAGGAAACGTGCGAGTGAATGAGCGTAGAATGCGTACTCCTCCCGGAGCAgaccgtgtttttttttgcagaccgACGCGAGCGAGGAAGAGCGGGACACGCCTCGCTGGCGGGTTGCGAACGTCGGACGGGGTGTTCTGAATGCcgtagcggggggggggggggggcgttggggctTCGGTCGGGGTTACCTTGACGGCGGCCTTCTTAGGCCTGGGCTCCGGTGTCGGTTCGGACACTTTCTGAAAGACAAAGAGGAAAGCGGGCCAATGAAAATGTGACCACAGTGCCGTTGATTGGATACGTACAGTCTGTAAACTGTGTAACAACAGTATTTCGGGGTATAAGTGAGACTGGGGTATAATTCTGTGTAAACCAGCCCTATAAAAGCAGCCTCATCAGAGCCAGTGttcattcaaatacatttaaaacactttATTATCTGCCCATATGCATGTTCTCctgtgaccttttttttttacgtttttgCATCCTCTAAACGCATtcgtggaaaaaaagaaaaaaagcttcaaAACTTACCGCCGACAACCTCTGGGATCTTCTTGTTGGCTGAAACACAGAAAGACTTTGAATTAGCGCTCGGAACGGCTGGAACGAACACAAGATCCGCAGGCTGTGgtctttctccctttcccctGGTAGAATGCGGCCCGTGACTCTTTATCCAAATCAAAGGGCTCCTGAGGTGTAATTTGAGAGGACCTCAGCTAAAGGAGGCCGGGGCTGGGGGTCCCACGGTTTATAAGGACCCGTAGGGGACCCATAGGGGACCCATAGGGGACCCACAGGGGACCCATCGGGCGAGGCGAGGACAGTCCAGTCCCGCCAGAGGTGGTCCTGGATTTCGATATGACAGACGACATCATAGCGCGTGCCAAGCCCAGGAAatgcttgggggtggggggcaagtccccccccccatgaaaaGTTCTGAGCACCCCCTGAAAACCCCAcggctcttcctcttcttcgGCTAGGACACGGGCTCGACGACTCCGGAGACCTTCAGCCGCAATGCGGATTTCGGACATGTCCCCCCGCCATCATCCGATAGTTTTATcgatgtttttaattcagacTGCGGAcctgtgcatctgtctgtctgtctgtctgtacttctctcactctgtctgtttctctctctgtctccctctccacttTGATACACCCAATGTCCCGATGTAtcgatttattcagattttttttttgttgatagccaacagcaacagactccagatgcaaattccacacctagaaccaactctagaccttttatTAGCTTTGCTGCCAAATACTtttgcgcacgcacacacacacactcacacacacatatattgtgtgtgtgtgtgtgtgtttgtgcatctgtcCTCAAACACataccttcacacacacactcacacacactcacacatatatgtatgcaatactatgtatgtgtgcgtgtgtttgtgcatctgtcttcaaacacataccttcacacacactcacacacactcacacataccaGCAGAGGTCTATAAATAAAAAGGCATTTGCAGACACTCAGACGTGTAGGATACACTGTACACAGCCATGACCACGTATCGCAGCCGCCAGGATAACAGACCTGGC
Coding sequences within it:
- the hmgn3 gene encoding high mobility group nucleosome-binding domain-containing protein 3, which codes for MPKRRSPEEADGAAVKKEPTRRSQRLSAKVSEPTPEPRPKKAAVKKAADDKKGKKGGKGKKEEKPEDVPAENGETKTEEETEGAEPAAEGKE